Proteins encoded by one window of Paenibacillus urinalis:
- the nusB gene encoding transcription antitermination factor NusB — protein sequence MKRRLAREIVVQSLYQMEMNEVEAKAAVDMLFEEAAEENEGEVVIKNEAVMHAYVLEHVRGIWENKEALDSLLADYLKGWQVSRLSRVDRQILRLAAYEMLYREDVPAKVAVNEGIELSKHFGTDESGKFVNGVLGKMIQDVEALKARVK from the coding sequence ATGAAAAGACGTTTGGCAAGGGAAATCGTGGTTCAAAGTCTGTATCAGATGGAAATGAATGAGGTCGAGGCGAAAGCTGCAGTGGATATGCTGTTTGAGGAAGCTGCAGAAGAAAATGAAGGTGAAGTGGTTATCAAGAATGAGGCGGTAATGCATGCCTATGTGCTAGAGCATGTACGCGGCATCTGGGAGAACAAAGAAGCACTCGACAGTCTGCTGGCTGATTATTTGAAGGGCTGGCAGGTCAGCCGATTGTCCCGCGTAGACCGCCAAATTCTGAGACTGGCTGCTTACGAGATGTTGTATCGTGAGGACGTCCCTGCCAAGGTAGCAGTAAATGAAGGGATTGAGCTCTCTAAACATTTTGGAACAGATGAGTCAGGGAAATTTGTAAATGGTGTATTAGGAAAAATGATTCAGGATGTTGAAGCTCTGAAGGCTCGTGTTAAATAA
- a CDS encoding DUF2273 domain-containing protein, whose product MPWKEIWDSYKGRILGIAGGIFLGIIYLMVGFWDMLFFALVVFIGYTLGRRSDQKFSNVIPWRSWLDYLLNVWRPFK is encoded by the coding sequence ATGCCGTGGAAGGAAATCTGGGACAGTTATAAAGGCCGGATTTTAGGCATTGCCGGTGGGATTTTTTTAGGTATTATTTATTTGATGGTTGGTTTTTGGGATATGTTGTTCTTTGCACTCGTGGTGTTTATCGGATATACGCTTGGCAGAAGAAGCGATCAGAAGTTTAGCAACGTCATTCCATGGCGCAGCTGGCTTGACTATCTGCTTAATGTTTGGCGTCCGTTCAAATAA
- the amaP gene encoding alkaline shock response membrane anchor protein AmaP codes for MAKILDRLLLFLYSLVVGVVSVIIILLFSGLVPDLDMYIQNEQMLMAVILTVAIILFLLSIRFFYISVRRDHNTYPSVDQKTEYGDIQISMETIENLCLKASSKFRGVREVKSRIQVAQSGLEITIRAVVDGESSIPELTSELQKAVHDHVQDITGIPVAVVSVYIANLVQSPNYKSRVE; via the coding sequence GTGGCTAAAATACTGGACAGGCTTCTGTTATTTTTATACAGTTTAGTTGTTGGTGTAGTATCAGTAATTATCATCCTCCTGTTTAGCGGACTTGTACCTGATTTGGATATGTATATTCAGAATGAACAGATGCTCATGGCAGTCATTCTGACTGTGGCGATCATCTTGTTTCTGCTTAGTATCCGATTTTTCTACATTTCTGTACGTAGGGACCATAACACTTATCCTTCGGTTGATCAGAAGACGGAATACGGGGATATTCAAATATCCATGGAGACGATTGAAAATCTGTGTCTGAAAGCTTCATCCAAATTCCGTGGCGTGCGTGAGGTGAAGTCACGTATCCAGGTCGCCCAGTCTGGTCTTGAGATTACAATCCGTGCTGTAGTTGACGGTGAAAGTTCCATTCCGGAGCTGACAAGCGAGCTTCAAAAGGCAGTACATGATCATGTACAAGACATTACTGGGATTCCGGTAGCAGTCGTATCGGTATACATCGCCAATCTTGTGCAATCACCGAACTATAAGAGCCGAGTGGAATAG